One part of the Astatotilapia calliptera chromosome 9, fAstCal1.2, whole genome shotgun sequence genome encodes these proteins:
- the ccdc191 gene encoding coiled-coil domain-containing protein 191, with protein sequence MAFPGHNSDLFRWRRVGSANKIHVKKGDIDQWKKRVEMASEFAVSEVFSHKKPHSGISSLAVPLQSTEQLRDHDEAYSEAQALLGDWLSNKLRLELELEDEDDLMCSAERTGTAASASAVPAALNYNNFDELYNCLVEEEEQSAVKGFLQDLMEQELLDSRMMEDLALDAHQTRKRFRDPIVTMEARHQQVRENRAQREAERQRQQRERDVLRAAREEAKKREQEEEMRKRQEKRRQEEMVQQEMVRLRRQMEERRGLEQTVRQRERGRAEVQITARNLHSAPTPLIKQQHEDAKRLYQEQMIQRKVHINNLKCLQRHFSGWYSVVLDRRLRMGKAKALYDWKRQLKAWRAWRAVMWAERKQHEVARTEEALRTESRQCQLAAESDRRRLLRRCLNEWQLWCRTEKEQRELLARQQEIKQKMAALISAASAGKLKATESLAYRPIMAPPEAPNRTTEKEDRYSSDTLAPETSALPQEKNPMITAARPSQPWQVTRRHAAPTAAELHRAWQKEEEGGACTRSVLVSPGSRFENRHAAQKQIIAQQRKLLKEQQEQITRLKQEQNMRGLRLEMERAAKVTQSTMLGGLRPKTRNIDTKVERAPRGTGEPDSQSAPSSKAVTLQTCPHPLTTAMEARARQRAERRKEIEELKRKKEEEKLAQMKAGEELRLREEEEEKRKAAERRREEKRLEREREEEKQRQLKRQRELMALARQHHCRTLLLRRGLAPWKRLIQLRQASVELAERHHTFILLRQCTLDWQQSARESVSDKEACADQLHQHFLLRRSLTCWKRMRDIQIIQEERAERFYRTRTLRRFLLALLDHVTQERLVEWEHQELALEHNERRVLRQCFLAWRQLPCLLRKEREKDERREKLCRKVTEVLPDFCSHPL encoded by the exons ATGGCATTTCCAGGTCACAATTCTGACCTGTTTAGGTGGAGAAGAGTTGGCTCGGCAAACAAG ATTCACGTAAAGAAAGGTGATATTGATCAGTGGAAGAAG CGAGTGGAGATGGCCTCAGAGTTTGCTGTGTCGGAAGTCTTCTCACACAAAAAACCTCATTCAGGAATCAGCAGCCTAGCTGTACCATTGCAAAGCACTGAACAGCTGAGAGATCATGATGAGGCTTACAGTGAAG CTCAGGCCCTTTTAGGTGACTGGCTGAGTAATAAGCTGCGGCTGGAGTTGGAGTTGGAGGATGAAGATGACCTGATGTGCTCTGCTGAGAGGACAGGCACAGCTGCATCAGCTAGTGCTGTGCCTGCTGCTTTAAACTACAACAACTTTGATG AACTCTATAACTGCCTTGTCGAGGAAGAAGAGCAGTCAGCTGTCAAAGGCTTCCTACAAGACCTCATGGAGCAGGAGCTGTTGGACTCCAGGATGATGGAGGATTTGGCACTTGATGCTCATCAAACCAGAAAAAGATTTAGAGACCCGATCGTTACCATGGAAGCCCGACACCAACAG GTGCGAGAAAACAGGGCCCAACGGGAGGCTGAGAGACAgaggcagcagagagagagggatgtCCTACGAGCTGCCAGAGAGGAGGCGAAGAAGAGGGAACAAGAGGAGGAGATGAGGAAAAGGCAGGAGAAACGCAGGCAGGAGGAGATGGTTCAGCAGGAGATGGTGAGGCTGAGGCGGCAGATGGAAGAGAGGAGAGGCCTGGAACAGACTGTTCGACAGAG agagagaggaagagcagaagTGCAGATCACAGCCAGAAACCTCCATTCAGCTCCAACACCTCTCATTAAACAACAGCATGAGGACGCTAAGCGACTGTATCAAGAACAAATGATTCAAAGAAAGGTTCACATTAACAACCTTAAG TGTCTGCAAAGGCATTTCTCTGGGTGGTATTCAGTCGTGCTGGACCGAAGGCTACGTATGGGTAAGGCCAAGGCTCTCTATGACTGGAAGAGGCAGCTAAAAGCATGGCGGGCGTGGCGAGCAGTGATGTGGGCAGAACGAAAGCAGCACGAGGTGGCAAGAACAGAGGAAGCACTGCGAACCGAAAGCAG ACAGTGCCAGCTGGCTGCTGAAAGTGACCGAAGGCGGTTGCTACGGCGATGTCTGAATGAGTGGCAGCTATGGTGTCGGACGGAGAAGGAACAACGTGAGCTTTTGGCCCGGCAGCAGGAAATCAAACAAAAGATGGCTGCTCTAATCAGTGCTGCATCAGCAGGCAAACTCAAGGCCACAGAAAGTCTGGCTTATCGGCCAATAATGGCCCCACCGGAGGCACCAAACCGGACCACAGAGAAG GAAGATCGCTACAGCTCTGACACTTTAGCCCCCGAGACCTCTGCACTACCTCAGGAAAAGAACCCTATGATTACTGCAGCCCGGCCCTCTCAACCGTGGCAGGTGACCCGACGCCATGCAGCACCCACAGCTGCTGAGCTCCACAGGGCATggcagaaagaggaggagggtggTGCCTGCACCCGTTCGGTATTGGTATCACCAGGCAGCAGGTTTGAAAACAGACATGCTGCCCAGAAGCAGATCATCGCACAACAGAGGAAGCTGCTGAAAGAGCAGCAAGAGCAAATTACCCGGCTGAAGCAGGAGCAGAACATGAGGGGCTTGAGGCTGGAAATGGAGAGAGCTGCAAAAGTTACCCAGTCAACAATGCTTGGAGGCTTGAGACCAAAGACTCGCAATATTGACACCAAGGTGGAGAG GGCACCGAGAGGGACTGGAGAACCTGACAGTCAGAGTGCACCTTCAAGCAAAGCTGTCACGCTGCAGACATGCCCCCATCCACTCACCACAG CCATGGAGGCCCGAGCACGTCAGCGAGCAGAGCGAAGGAAGGAAATTGAGGAACtcaagaggaagaaagaagaagaaaagctg GCTCAGATGAAAGCCGGTGAAGAGCTCAGgctgagggaggaggaggaggagaaacgcAAAGCAGCAGAAAGACGTCGGGAGGAGAAAAGGCTGGAAAGAGAG agagaagaggagaaacaGAGACAACTGAAAAGGCAACGGGAGCTGATGGCACTGGCCCGCCAACACCACTGCAGAACGTTGTTGCTgcggcggggcctggcgccatGGAAACGCCTCATTCAGCTCAGACAAGCCAGTGTGGAG CTGGCTGAGCGTCATCACACTTTCATCCTCCTGAGGCAGTGCACATTAGACTGGCAGCAATCAGCAAGAGAGTCTGTGTCTGACAAAGAAGCTTGTGCTGACCAACTGCACCAGCACTTTTTGCTTCGGAGGAGCTTAACCTGCTGGAAAAGG ATGAGAGACATACAGATAATTCAGGAAGAGCGAGCCGAGCGCTTCTATCGCACACGCACTCTGAGGAGGTTTCTGCTGGCGCTGCTGGACCACGTGACTCAGGAGAGGCTGGTGGAGTGGGAGCATCAGGAGCTGGCTCTGGAGCATAATGAGAG ACGAGTGCTGCGGCAATGTTTCCTGGCCTGGAGGCAACTTCCATGTTTGCTGCGCAAGGAAAGAGAGAAGGACGAGCGGAGGGAGAAGCTGTGCCGCAAAGTGACTGAGGTTCTCCCGGATTTCTGCTCCCATCCACTGTAA
- the zdhhc23b gene encoding palmitoyltransferase ZDHHC23-B → MKRQAKKVLVEEDAVLCCCEYMNRHGQRSHVAACCCDCEDLDDACDRFLKREPQKPESLSQVAAVVTDRIRVPWLWGGARKVDLSIIPPLLLLPALLHLAALHFLIGMVVLTALPGLVLWYYYFTHRKKGRTLFFLSLALFSLAYMYYLFITEVFPRGDFGLLQLALVSVGVVLTLLALFHTKRDPGILHPNEESVHSKVAYYSSPTGRNPSLSGGRQDVTMTVANRAGVSEHAEEEMKESNRKNWCQACRMVRPPRAGHCRICGVCVLRLDHHCVWINSCVGQANHRSFLLTLVLFLLTSLYGISLVLQSVCPRQNLLFALLYCPGVYNQYSTALCFTCAWYSSIVTGGLLHLLAIQLINVSYNVTEREARIALREKTARSAYWGLVVNTGAYSRGFRGNWSEFMSMGDKVIPPSPTDLV, encoded by the exons ATGAAGAGGCAAGCCAAGAAGGTGCTGGTGGAGGAGGACGCGGTCTTGTGCTGCTGCGAATACATGAACAGACATGGACAGCGCAGCCATGTAGCAGCCTGCTGCTGTGACTGTGAGGACCTGGATGACGCCTGTGACAG GTTTCTGAAGAGGGAACCTCAGAAGCCTGAATCCCTGTCACAGGTGGCTGCAGTCGTCACAGATCGGATTCGTGTGCCGTGGCTGTGGGGTGGAGCTCGCAAGGTGGACCTGTCCAtcattcctcctcttcttctccttcctgcCCTGCTGCACCTTGCTGCTCTCCACTTCCTGATTGGGATGGTGGTTCTGACAGCTCTGCCGGGCTTAGTGCTGTGGTACTACTATTTCACCCACCGTAAGAAAGGACGgaccctcttcttcctcagcctGGCCCTTTTCTCCTTGGCGTACATGTACTACTTGTTCATCACTGAGGTGTTTCCACGTGGGGATTTTGGACTGCTTCAGCTAGCGCTGGTAAGCGTCGGGGTTGTCCTCACCCTGCTGGCTCTTTTCCACACCAAGAGAGATCCGGGCATCCTGCACCCAAACGAAGAGTCCGTTCACAGCAAGGTGGCGTATTACAGCTCCCCCACAGGCAGAAACCCTTCCCTCAGTGGTGGGAGGCAGGATGTGACGATGACTGTAGCCAACCGGGCTGGGGTGTCGGAGCATGCGGAGGAGGAAATGAAGGAAAGCAACCGAAAGAACTGGTGTCAGGCATGCAGGATGGTGCGGCCCCCCAGGGCGGGGCATTGTCGCATCTGTGGTGTCTGCGTGCTGCGTCTCGACCACCACTGTGTCTG GATAAACAGCTGTGTGGGGCAGGCCAATCACCGCAGCTTTCTGCTCACGCTCGTCCTCTTCCTGTTGACGTCCCTGTACGGAATCAGCCTGGTGCTACAGAGTGTGTGTCCACGGCAAAATCTCCTCTTCGCCTTACTCTACTGCCCAGGAGTCTACAACCAGTACAG CACTGCTCTTTGCTTCACCTGTGCGTGGTACAGCAGCATCGTGACGGGCGGGTTGCTTCACCTGCTGGCGATACAGCTCATCAACGTCAGCTACAACGTGACCGAGCGCGAAGCCCGCATCGCCCTGCGAGAGAAAACCGCTCGCAGCGCCTACTGGGGACTCGTCGTGAACACTGGCGCCTATTCCCGAGGTTTCCGTGGCAACTGGTCTGAGTTCATGAGCATGGGAGACAAAGTGATTCCCCCCTCTCCCACTGACTTGGTGTGA